From the Lolium rigidum isolate FL_2022 unplaced genomic scaffold, APGP_CSIRO_Lrig_0.1 contig_11274_1, whole genome shotgun sequence genome, one window contains:
- the LOC124680278 gene encoding cytochrome P450 89A2-like, with protein MELSVLLAVALCFLASLMVFARSYIRRARAQSTIHHIGDPAVAHQALIQNADDFANQPASIFPASLAVWRNGERNYNITTADHGPHWRALRCNLTAHILHPSRVASLAPLLHEAAQDLVANLSARASAGAGGEVAVRVPTNTALFGLVTLLCFGDMVDGQHRRAMGRVVRDYMYFVGELSPRFDGSMLSKLVNWRAFLRISALFDRQAELYRPLFAARRQSRSKVRGGMVHPYVDSLLDLRVADGDVRRALRESEMVGLVFEFLGAGTGTIAACVEWTLAHLIDQPEIQARLRREIDDETTHGAMLSSKSLRGMPYLNAVVMESLRMHPPVCFILDKATWTDPDEFRPERFLAGGEGEDVGPLPVPKEIRMMPFGAGHRHCPGVGMGMMLIKCFLATLVGEFEWAPAAQDCSGGVDVTELNGFLKLMKKPLSARVTPRT; from the exons ATGGAGCTCTCTGTTCTCCTTGCCGTTGCATTGTGCTTCCTAGCCAGCCTAATGGTATTTGCTCGAAGCTACATTAGGCGAGCCCGTGCTCAGTCGACCATCCACCACATCGGCGACCCCGCTGTCGCCCACCAAGCACTCATCCAGAACGCCGACGACTTCGCAAACCAGCCGGCGTCCATCTTCCCCGCCTCCCTAGCCGTGTGGCGCAACGGCGAGCGGAACTACAACATCACCACGGCGGACCACGGCCCGCACTGGCGAGCGCTCCGGTGCAACCTCACCGCCCATATCCTCCATCCGTCGCGCGTCGCCTCTCTCGCCCCGCTGCTCCACGAGGCCGCCCAGGACCTCGTCGCCAACCTGTCGGCCCGAGCATCagccggtgccggcggcgaggtggcggtCCGTGTCCCCACCAACACTGCCCTGTTTGGGCTGGTCACCCTGCTGTGTTTCGGAGACATGGTGGATGGCCAGCACAGGCGCGCCATGGGGCGTGTCGTGCGGGACTACATGTACTTCGTCGGGGAGCTCAGCCCCAGGTTCGATGGCTCCATGCTTTCCAAGCTTGTGAACTGGAGGGCGTTTCTCCGGATCTCCGCCCTGTTCGACAGGCAAGCCGAGCTGTACCGTCCTCTCTTCGCCGCACGGAGGCAGTCACGGTCCAAGGTTCGCGGCGGTATGGTCCACCCATACGTCGACTCGCTCCTCGATCTCCGCGTTGCCGACGGCGATGTCCGGCGGGCTCTCCGGGAGAGCGAGATGGTGGGCCTCGTGTTCGAGTTCCTTGGTGCAGGCACGGGTACCATCGCTGCCTGCGTCGAGTGGACGCTTGCCCACCTCATCGACCAGCCTGAAATCCAGGCCAGACTACGCCGCGAGATCGACGACGAGACCACCCACGGCGCCATGCTGTCCAGCAAGAGCCTCCGCGGCATGCCGTACCTGAACGCCGTGGTAATGGAGAGCCTCCGAATGCACCCGCCGGTGTGCTTCATCTT AGACAAGGCAACGTGGACGGATCCCGACGAGTTTCGGCCGGAACGGTTCCTTGCCGGAGGCGAGGGAGAGGACGTCGGCCCGTTGCCAGTACCCAAGGAGATCAGGATGATGCCGTTCGGTGCTGGGCATAGGCACTGCCCCGGGGTGGGCATGGGGATGATGCTCATCAAGTGCTTCCTGGCCACGCTCGTCGGCGAGTTCGAGTGGGCACCGGCGGCTCAAGACTGCAGCGGCGGCGTCGACGTCACGGAGCTCAACGGGTTCTTAAAACTGATGAAGAAGCCACTTTCTGCGCGTGTCACGCCGCGCACCTAA
- the LOC124680272 gene encoding flowering-promoting factor 1-like protein 5: protein MAAGGVWVFRKDGVMELERSPTAASGRGGKALVYVPANETMRSLPALERRLGSLGWERYYEDLAVVQLHRRDGSVDLISLPRDFARLRSTHMYDVVVKNRGHFKVVDL from the coding sequence atggcggccggcggcgtgtGGGTGTTCCGGAAGGACGGCGTGATGGAGCTGGAGCGCAGCCCGACGGCGGCGTCAGGCCGGGGAGGCAAGGCGCTGGTGTACGTGCCGGCGAACGAGACGATGCGGTCGCTGCCGGCGCTGGAGCGGCGGCTGGGGTCGCTCGGGTGGGAGCGCTACTACGAGGACCTCGCCGTCGTGCAGCTCCACCGGCGCGACGGTAGCGTCGACCTCATCAGCCTCCCGCGCGACTTCGCCCGCCTCCGATCTACCCACATGTACGACGTCGTCGTCAAGAACCGAGGCCACTTCAAGGTCGTCGACCTCTAA